From a single Streptomyces sp. NBC_01264 genomic region:
- a CDS encoding S1 family peptidase, translating into MTTKRNFRSRLIAVAAGLTAVATLAVPASASEAPSGGSVNAERLAAVEASLLRSDVAGTAWGTDPNTGALVVTADSTVSDANIEKIKKEAGANASAVRIERTHGKLSKLITGGSGIWTSQWRCSLGFNVRRGSIYYLLTAGHCTDGAGTWYANSSGSTKIGATAGSSFPTNDYGIVRYDNKSLSHKGAVGSQDIKDAISAKVGLSVKRRGNTTGIHGGKVTGLNYTVNYGNGEIVYGLIRTNVCAEPGDSGGPLYSGTHAVGLTSGGNGNCTSGGTTYFQPVKEALSRYNVSVF; encoded by the coding sequence GTGACGACCAAGCGCAACTTCCGTTCCCGGCTCATCGCCGTGGCCGCCGGGCTGACCGCCGTGGCCACCCTCGCGGTTCCCGCGTCGGCGTCCGAGGCCCCGAGCGGCGGCAGCGTCAACGCCGAGCGCCTCGCCGCGGTGGAGGCCTCGCTGCTGCGTTCCGACGTCGCCGGCACCGCCTGGGGCACGGACCCGAACACGGGGGCCCTCGTGGTCACCGCGGACTCCACCGTCTCGGACGCGAACATAGAGAAGATCAAGAAGGAGGCCGGGGCCAACGCCTCGGCGGTGCGCATCGAGCGGACCCACGGCAAGCTGTCGAAGCTGATCACCGGCGGCAGCGGCATCTGGACCTCGCAGTGGCGCTGCTCCCTCGGCTTCAACGTGCGCCGTGGCAGCATCTACTACCTGCTGACCGCGGGCCACTGCACCGACGGTGCGGGCACCTGGTACGCCAACTCCAGCGGCTCCACCAAGATCGGCGCCACCGCCGGCAGCAGCTTCCCGACGAACGACTACGGGATCGTCCGCTACGACAACAAGTCCCTGTCGCACAAGGGTGCTGTCGGCAGCCAGGACATCAAGGACGCCATCAGCGCCAAGGTCGGCCTGTCCGTCAAGCGGCGCGGCAACACCACCGGTATCCACGGTGGCAAGGTGACCGGCCTGAACTACACCGTGAACTACGGCAACGGTGAGATCGTCTACGGCCTCATCCGGACCAACGTCTGTGCCGAGCCCGGCGACAGCGGCGGCCCGCTGTACTCCGGTACCCACGCGGTCGGCCTCACCTCCGGCGGCAACGGCAACTGCACCTCGGGCGGAACCACCTACTTCCAGCCCGTGAAGGAAGCCCTCTCCCGGTACAACGTCAGCGTCTTCTAG
- a CDS encoding DUF5685 family protein has protein sequence MFGIVRPCTHRLGERFKTEWMAHLCGLCLALRGDHGQFARIVTNYDGLLVSVLTEAQSGPAPGSRRTAGPCPLRGMRTAAVANGEGARLAAAVSLVLASAKVRDHVADRDGLLARAPIALAARRVARGWDRAGARTGASLGFDTAVLVDAVDRQAGIETLAGAGTPVLVVTEPTETATAAAFAHTATLAGRPGNAPALAEAGRYFGRLAHLLDAVEDQAADAAAGAWNPLTATGTPRGEARRLCDDALRGIRLALREVEFADAGLAHRLLVHELRTSVDRAFGTAGCAHTAHTAHVGTGGAPVGSFGPPPVDFGPPPAPPRRPRRDLLPGCAVAVGLFCTCQLCCAEHEGPWSRERKDPWCDAGDCCDGCDCCSDCGCGDCCCCPCDGC, from the coding sequence TTGTTCGGCATCGTCAGACCATGCACGCACCGGCTGGGGGAACGGTTCAAGACGGAGTGGATGGCCCATCTCTGCGGGCTGTGCCTGGCACTTCGGGGGGACCACGGCCAGTTCGCGAGGATCGTGACCAACTACGACGGGCTGCTCGTCTCCGTTCTGACGGAGGCTCAGTCGGGTCCCGCCCCGGGCTCCCGGCGCACCGCCGGCCCCTGTCCACTGCGCGGCATGCGCACCGCGGCCGTGGCCAACGGCGAGGGGGCGCGGCTCGCCGCCGCCGTCTCGCTGGTCCTGGCCTCCGCGAAGGTGCGCGACCACGTGGCCGACCGGGACGGGCTGTTGGCCCGCGCCCCGATCGCGCTCGCGGCGCGCCGGGTGGCCCGTGGCTGGGACCGGGCGGGTGCCCGTACCGGGGCCTCGCTCGGCTTCGACACGGCCGTGCTCGTCGACGCCGTCGACCGGCAGGCGGGCATCGAGACCCTGGCCGGAGCGGGCACGCCGGTGCTCGTGGTGACCGAGCCGACCGAGACCGCCACGGCCGCCGCCTTCGCCCATACCGCGACCCTCGCCGGACGGCCAGGCAACGCCCCCGCGCTCGCCGAGGCGGGACGCTACTTCGGGCGGCTCGCGCACCTGCTGGACGCCGTCGAGGACCAGGCGGCGGACGCGGCGGCGGGCGCCTGGAACCCGCTGACCGCCACCGGGACCCCCCGCGGCGAGGCGCGCAGGCTGTGCGACGACGCGCTGCGCGGCATCCGGCTGGCACTGCGGGAGGTGGAGTTCGCCGACGCGGGGCTCGCTCACCGGCTGCTCGTGCACGAGCTGCGCACCTCGGTGGACCGGGCCTTCGGGACCGCGGGCTGCGCGCATACCGCCCATACCGCCCACGTGGGGACGGGCGGGGCCCCCGTGGGCTCCTTCGGTCCGCCCCCGGTGGACTTCGGTCCGCCGCCGGCGCCTCCGCGCAGGCCGCGCCGGGACCTGCTGCCGGGCTGTGCGGTGGCCGTGGGGCTGTTCTGCACCTGCCAGCTGTGCTGCGCGGAGCACGAGGGTCCGTGGTCCCGCGAGAGGAAGGACCCGTGGTGCGACGCGGGGGACTGCTGCGACGGCTGCGACTGCTGTAGCGACTGCGGCTGCGGGGACTGCTGCTGCTGTCCCTGTGACGGCTGCTGA
- a CDS encoding cell division protein SepF has protein sequence MGSVRKASAWLGLVEDSDDERYYDDDYAEAPQGGSVVGPGEQWVTDPRVKVASESAVEQGRRIATVTPDGFRDARGIGELFRDGVPVIVNLSSMDPGDAKRVVDFAAGLTFGLRGSIERVATRVFLLTPADTQIVSGESGGRSRDFFNQS, from the coding sequence ATGGGTTCGGTGCGCAAGGCGAGTGCCTGGCTGGGTCTCGTAGAGGACAGCGACGACGAGCGTTACTACGACGACGACTACGCGGAGGCCCCGCAGGGGGGTTCGGTGGTCGGCCCCGGCGAGCAGTGGGTCACGGACCCGCGCGTCAAGGTGGCGTCGGAGTCCGCCGTCGAGCAGGGCCGCCGCATCGCGACGGTCACCCCGGACGGCTTCCGCGACGCCCGCGGCATCGGCGAGCTGTTCCGTGACGGTGTCCCGGTCATCGTGAACCTCTCCTCGATGGACCCGGGCGACGCGAAGCGCGTGGTCGACTTCGCGGCCGGTCTGACCTTCGGCCTGCGCGGTTCGATCGAGCGGGTGGCGACCAGGGTCTTCCTGCTGACCCCGGCCGACACCCAGATCGTGAGCGGCGAGTCCGGCGGCCGCTCGCGTGACTTCTTCAACCAGAGCTGA
- a CDS encoding acyl-CoA dehydrogenase family protein produces the protein MSFVPTDPLGLDELLTPEDLAIRDTVRGWAADRVLPNIAEWYENGELPGIREIAKELGALGALGMSLQGYGCAGASAVQYGLACLELEAADSGIRSLVSVQGSLAMYAIWKYGSEEQKQRWLPGMAAGELIGCFGLTEPDVGSDPGAMRTHAKRDGSDWVLSGRKMWITNGSVAAVAVVWAQTEEGIRGFAVPTDSAGFSAPEIKHKWSLRASVTSELVMDDVRLPADAVLPGVTGLKGPLGCLSHARYGIVWGSMGAARASFESALDYAKTREQFGRPIGGFQLTQAKLADMALELHKGILLAHHLGRRMDAGTLRPEQISFGKLNNVREAIEICRTARTILGANGISLEYPVMRHATNLESVLTYEGTVEMHQLVLGKALTGLDAFR, from the coding sequence GTGTCCTTCGTTCCCACCGACCCGCTCGGGCTCGACGAACTCCTCACGCCCGAGGACCTCGCCATCCGGGACACCGTCCGCGGCTGGGCCGCGGACCGGGTCCTGCCGAACATCGCCGAGTGGTACGAGAACGGCGAGCTGCCCGGGATCCGGGAGATCGCCAAGGAGCTCGGCGCCCTCGGCGCCCTCGGGATGTCGCTCCAGGGCTACGGCTGCGCGGGCGCGAGCGCCGTGCAGTACGGGCTCGCCTGCCTGGAACTGGAGGCCGCCGACTCCGGGATCCGCTCCCTGGTGTCCGTACAGGGGTCCCTCGCGATGTACGCGATCTGGAAGTACGGCTCCGAGGAGCAGAAGCAGCGGTGGCTGCCCGGCATGGCCGCCGGCGAGCTCATCGGCTGCTTCGGGCTGACCGAGCCCGACGTCGGGTCGGACCCCGGCGCGATGCGCACGCACGCCAAGCGCGACGGCTCGGACTGGGTGCTGAGCGGCCGCAAGATGTGGATCACCAACGGCTCGGTGGCCGCCGTGGCCGTCGTCTGGGCGCAGACCGAGGAGGGGATCCGCGGCTTCGCCGTCCCCACGGACAGCGCGGGCTTCTCCGCCCCGGAGATCAAGCACAAGTGGTCCCTGCGCGCCTCGGTGACCAGCGAGCTGGTCATGGACGACGTACGGCTGCCCGCCGACGCGGTGCTCCCGGGCGTCACCGGGCTCAAGGGGCCGCTCGGCTGTCTCAGCCACGCGCGGTACGGGATCGTCTGGGGTTCGATGGGCGCGGCGCGCGCCAGCTTCGAATCGGCGCTCGACTACGCGAAGACCCGCGAGCAGTTCGGCAGGCCCATCGGCGGCTTCCAGCTCACGCAGGCCAAGCTCGCGGACATGGCGCTGGAACTCCACAAGGGGATCCTGCTCGCCCATCACCTGGGACGGCGGATGGACGCGGGGACCCTGCGGCCGGAGCAGATCAGCTTCGGCAAGCTCAACAACGTCCGCGAGGCCATCGAGATCTGTCGCACCGCGCGGACGATCCTCGGTGCCAACGGGATCTCCCTCGAATACCCCGTCATGCGGCACGCCACCAACCTCGAATCGGTCCTCACCTACGAGGGGACCGTCGAGATGCACCAGCTCGTGCTGGGCAAGGCGCTCACCGGGCTCGACGCCTTCCGCTAG
- a CDS encoding helix-turn-helix transcriptional regulator: MLDTSARLLRLLSLLQAHREWTGADLAGRLGVTPRTVRRDVDRLRELGYPVNASPGTGGGYQLGAGAELPPLLLDDDEAVAVAVGLRTAAGNGVEGIGEASVRALAKLEQVLPSRLRSRVSALNRFTVPMLRGAGASTVDPSVLTELAGVCRDTERLRFGYRDHGGTVTRRTVEPHRLVCSERRWYLVAWDLDREDWRTFRVDRIEPRPPHGPRFTPRPPPAGDLAAYVSRGISQRVYAARAVIRLRVPEQEAARIIGPADGTLEPLDEQSCILRTGAVNLDVLVIHIMMIGCEFEVVEPAELTDRIRAARDRLGRSLEPREAAGEVKEL; encoded by the coding sequence ATGCTCGATACCTCCGCGCGACTGCTGCGTCTGTTGTCCCTGTTGCAGGCCCACCGGGAATGGACCGGGGCCGACCTGGCCGGCCGGCTCGGCGTGACGCCGCGGACCGTGCGCCGGGACGTGGACCGGCTGCGGGAGCTCGGCTACCCCGTGAACGCCAGTCCGGGCACCGGCGGCGGGTACCAGCTGGGGGCCGGCGCCGAGCTGCCGCCGCTGCTGCTCGACGACGACGAGGCCGTCGCCGTGGCGGTCGGGCTGCGGACCGCCGCCGGGAACGGCGTGGAGGGCATCGGCGAGGCCTCCGTACGGGCGCTGGCGAAGCTGGAGCAGGTGCTGCCGTCACGGCTGCGGTCCCGGGTGTCCGCGCTGAACCGGTTCACCGTGCCCATGCTCCGGGGGGCGGGCGCGTCCACCGTCGACCCCTCCGTCCTGACCGAGCTGGCCGGCGTCTGCCGCGACACCGAGCGGCTGCGCTTCGGCTACCGGGACCACGGGGGAACCGTCACCCGCAGGACCGTCGAACCGCACCGGCTGGTGTGCAGCGAGCGCCGCTGGTACCTCGTCGCCTGGGATCTGGACCGGGAGGACTGGCGGACCTTCCGGGTGGACCGGATCGAGCCCAGGCCCCCGCACGGACCGCGCTTCACCCCGCGCCCGCCGCCCGCCGGGGACCTCGCCGCCTACGTCTCCCGGGGCATCTCCCAGCGGGTGTACGCGGCCCGCGCGGTCATCCGGCTGCGCGTGCCCGAGCAGGAGGCCGCGCGGATCATCGGGCCGGCCGACGGGACCCTGGAGCCGCTCGACGAGCAGAGCTGCATCCTGCGCACCGGGGCGGTCAACCTCGATGTCCTGGTGATTCACATCATGATGATCGGGTGTGAGTTCGAGGTCGTCGAACCGGCCGAGCTGACGGACCGGATCCGGGCCGCGCGAGATCGGCTCGGCAGGTCTCTGGAACCGCGTGAAGCGGCCGGAGAAGTGAAGGAGTTGTAA
- a CDS encoding phosphatase PAP2 family protein, which produces MRTDQILPRLERVFARLDREPERPAHLQTPRMSRHRVVLLGATLGIYLAIVVAVLTTTWLVRLDWQIMFFRPYEQWPELHAFLDYLVVLGQRGPTAVMVAAWLGWRSWRQHTLRPLITLGVALLLLNITVGAVKLGLGRLGPHYATQIGSAELFAGGDIFPSGHTANAVVTWGILAYLASTGVTRRVLSLVSAVVSLSVGATTVYLGTHWVSDVLLGWLAGLLVLLALPWFEPLIARVEAYVFDVRARLRSLVEAGRVPEALTGLLVPLLSAGGKWQLQRPSGEPSERQPAQPVQPAEPVPAELVPAASVRSVQPVVLRQPEPAEPVQVPVPASASAGGAAASASVPAGHQPAARPAPLSARPHLIRSERTPLTPAGSRRPAHAERAPVRGAAPRPAAGG; this is translated from the coding sequence GTGCGTACCGACCAAATCCTGCCCAGACTGGAGCGGGTGTTCGCCCGGCTGGACAGGGAACCAGAGCGACCGGCTCATCTGCAAACACCGCGGATGAGCCGGCACCGCGTCGTGCTCCTCGGGGCGACCCTCGGCATCTACCTCGCCATCGTCGTCGCGGTCCTGACCACTACCTGGCTCGTCCGCCTCGACTGGCAGATCATGTTCTTCCGGCCGTACGAGCAGTGGCCGGAGCTCCACGCCTTCCTCGACTACCTCGTCGTCCTGGGCCAGCGCGGCCCCACCGCGGTCATGGTCGCCGCGTGGCTCGGCTGGCGGTCCTGGCGGCAGCACACCCTCCGCCCGCTGATCACCCTCGGCGTGGCGCTGCTGCTGCTCAACATCACCGTGGGCGCCGTCAAGCTCGGCCTGGGCCGGCTCGGTCCGCACTACGCCACCCAGATCGGCTCCGCGGAGCTCTTCGCGGGCGGCGATATATTTCCTTCCGGCCACACCGCCAATGCAGTGGTGACCTGGGGAATCCTGGCCTACCTGGCCTCCACGGGGGTGACCCGCCGGGTGCTCTCCCTGGTCTCCGCCGTGGTCTCCCTGAGCGTCGGCGCGACCACCGTCTACCTCGGCACCCACTGGGTCAGCGACGTCCTGCTCGGCTGGCTCGCCGGTCTGCTGGTGCTGCTGGCGCTGCCGTGGTTCGAGCCGCTCATCGCCAGGGTCGAGGCCTACGTCTTCGACGTACGCGCCCGGCTGCGCAGCCTCGTGGAGGCCGGGCGGGTGCCCGAGGCCCTCACCGGGCTGCTCGTCCCGCTGCTCTCGGCCGGCGGCAAGTGGCAGCTCCAGCGGCCGTCCGGGGAGCCGTCCGAGCGGCAGCCGGCGCAGCCCGTACAGCCTGCTGAGCCCGTGCCCGCGGAGCTCGTGCCCGCGGCGTCCGTGCGCTCCGTGCAGCCCGTGGTCCTGCGGCAGCCGGAGCCGGCCGAGCCGGTCCAGGTCCCGGTTCCGGCGTCGGCGTCGGCCGGCGGCGCAGCCGCCTCCGCTTCCGTGCCGGCCGGGCACCAGCCCGCCGCCCGGCCGGCTCCCCTCTCCGCCCGTCCGCACCTGATCCGCTCCGAGCGGACCCCGCTCACCCCGGCCGGCAGCCGCCGTCCGGCCCACGCGGAGCGCGCCCCGGTGCGCGGCGCGGCGCCCCGCCCGGCCGCCGGAGGCTGA
- a CDS encoding MFS transporter: MSGTNVTGDRKPSPWQRLRRLGASCGGANRWAVLAVLCVSLVLVALDATILHVAVPSVTEDLRPGPMELLWIVDAYPLVCAALLILFGTLGDRVGRRRVLLLGYGLFGAASALAALADNAQVLIAARALLGVGGAMIMPATLSILRQVFPDRRERALAIGIWTAVAAVGAAGGPVLGGFLVQHFWWGSVFLINIPLMIMILPLGRWLLPESKGSTDGPWDVLGALMAAAGVLGAVLGVKRLGAERQLADPQALVPLLVGAALLILFVRRQKRRAHPLIDMRMFSRPAFTTSVGCIVLAMLALVGLELIAVQYLQLVLHLSPLETGLRLLPLTFAAMAAGATGSYTLARTGPRRMVSLGFVLTAGAVLLLTFMGQHDRPVLLTVGFVLLGFGLQTTLFAAYESMLSEAPAATAGGAASIGETSYQLGAGMGIALLGSVMNAAYAPGLTSVPGVSEADSTGASHSLGEAYQIAARLGGPAGESLFSAARHSFVHGLHVTLLVSAALLLAGAAMALKLPRAMECADAEAVPARLPVQPGPEPSPLSAPTGARIPAQPSPDHDPVIGHPA; this comes from the coding sequence ATGTCGGGGACGAACGTGACCGGCGACAGGAAGCCTTCCCCCTGGCAGCGACTGCGGCGACTCGGCGCGTCCTGCGGCGGGGCCAACCGCTGGGCCGTCCTGGCGGTCCTGTGCGTGAGCCTGGTGCTCGTCGCGCTCGACGCGACGATCCTGCACGTGGCCGTCCCCTCCGTCACCGAGGACCTGCGCCCCGGCCCGATGGAACTCCTCTGGATCGTCGACGCCTACCCGCTGGTCTGCGCCGCCCTCCTCATCCTCTTCGGCACCCTCGGTGACCGCGTGGGCCGCCGCCGCGTCCTGCTCCTCGGCTACGGGCTCTTCGGCGCGGCCTCGGCCCTGGCCGCCCTCGCCGACAACGCCCAGGTCCTGATCGCCGCCCGGGCCCTGCTGGGCGTCGGCGGCGCGATGATCATGCCCGCCACCCTGTCGATCCTGCGCCAGGTCTTCCCCGACCGGCGCGAGCGGGCCCTGGCCATCGGCATCTGGACCGCCGTGGCCGCCGTCGGCGCGGCCGGCGGCCCCGTCCTCGGCGGCTTCCTGGTCCAGCACTTCTGGTGGGGCTCGGTCTTCCTCATCAACATCCCGCTCATGATCATGATCCTGCCGCTGGGACGGTGGCTGCTGCCCGAGTCCAAGGGCTCCACCGACGGTCCCTGGGACGTGCTCGGCGCGCTCATGGCCGCCGCCGGCGTGCTCGGCGCGGTCCTCGGGGTCAAGCGCCTCGGCGCGGAGCGCCAGCTCGCCGACCCGCAGGCACTGGTCCCGCTGCTGGTCGGAGCCGCGCTCCTGATCCTCTTCGTACGGCGCCAGAAGCGCCGCGCGCACCCGCTGATCGACATGCGGATGTTCTCCCGCCCTGCCTTCACCACCTCCGTGGGCTGCATCGTGCTGGCCATGCTGGCACTGGTCGGCCTGGAACTGATCGCCGTCCAGTACCTCCAGCTCGTGCTGCACCTGAGCCCCCTGGAGACCGGGCTGCGCCTGCTGCCGCTCACCTTCGCCGCGATGGCCGCGGGCGCGACCGGCTCGTACACGCTGGCCCGGACCGGCCCGCGCAGGATGGTCTCGCTGGGCTTCGTCCTGACCGCCGGCGCGGTCCTGCTCCTGACCTTCATGGGCCAGCACGACCGCCCGGTCCTCCTGACGGTGGGCTTCGTCCTGCTCGGCTTCGGCCTCCAGACCACGCTCTTCGCGGCCTACGAATCCATGCTGAGCGAGGCTCCGGCCGCGACGGCCGGCGGCGCCGCCTCGATCGGGGAGACCTCCTACCAGCTCGGCGCCGGCATGGGCATCGCGCTGCTGGGCAGCGTGATGAACGCCGCCTACGCACCGGGCCTGACCTCGGTCCCCGGGGTCTCGGAAGCCGACTCCACCGGCGCCTCCCACTCCCTGGGCGAGGCCTACCAGATCGCGGCCCGCCTCGGCGGCCCGGCCGGCGAATCCCTCTTCTCGGCCGCCCGCCACTCCTTCGTCCACGGCCTCCACGTGACCCTCCTCGTCAGCGCGGCCCTCCTCCTGGCGGGCGCCGCGATGGCCCTGAAGCTCCCCCGCGCGATGGAGTGCGCGGACGCGGAGGCTGTCCCCGCCCGCCTCCCGGTACAGCCGGGCCCCGAGCCGTCGCCCCTGTCGGCACCCACGGGCGCCCGTATCCCGGCCCAGCCCTCCCCCGACCACGACCCGGTGATCGGCCACCCTGCCTGA
- a CDS encoding transglycosylase family protein yields the protein MRNFGVPGGVGAVAVAVAGAVALVLLVPVSTSASASVVAAPPPPRPGAPGRAVDCGPGGQWPWDCVADCESGGRWAVNTGNGFYGGLQFWQPTWEEHGGLAFAPRADLATREQQIRVGEELLGSQGWEAWPVCAKRYGLAGRMHVVRGGDTLAGIARRHRVRGGWEALYAANRGVIGARPGVLRIGTLLRLPPVGEEVAAPVAPPVSPAPAAGVSPPPVSPAPAVPSPSASSAAPSRVEPSVGPGPVGARA from the coding sequence ATGCGCAACTTCGGGGTTCCGGGTGGGGTGGGCGCGGTGGCGGTGGCGGTGGCGGGGGCTGTGGCGCTGGTGCTCCTCGTGCCGGTGTCGACGTCGGCATCGGCCTCTGTGGTCGCAGCGCCGCCTCCGCCGCGGCCCGGGGCGCCCGGTCGGGCCGTGGACTGCGGGCCCGGCGGGCAGTGGCCCTGGGACTGCGTGGCCGACTGCGAGAGCGGGGGCCGCTGGGCGGTGAACACCGGGAACGGCTTCTACGGCGGGCTGCAGTTCTGGCAGCCGACGTGGGAGGAGCACGGGGGGCTGGCCTTCGCGCCGAGGGCGGACCTCGCCACCCGGGAACAGCAGATCCGGGTGGGGGAGGAACTGCTGGGGAGCCAGGGCTGGGAGGCGTGGCCCGTCTGCGCGAAGCGGTACGGGCTGGCGGGGCGGATGCACGTGGTGCGGGGCGGGGACACGTTGGCGGGGATCGCGCGGAGGCATCGGGTGCGGGGTGGGTGGGAGGCGCTCTATGCGGCGAACCGGGGGGTGATCGGGGCGCGGCCGGGGGTGTTGCGGATCGGGACGCTGCTGAGGCTGCCGCCTGTGGGGGAGGAGGTGGCCGCGCCGGTGGCGCCGCCGGTGTCGCCGGCTCCGGCCGCGGGGGTGTCGCCGCCCCCGGTGTCGCCGGCTCCGGCCGTGCCGTCGCCTTCGGCGTCGTCGGCTGCGCCGTCCCGGGTGGAGCCGTCCGTCGGCCCCGGCCCGGTGGGGGCGCGGGCGTAG
- the der gene encoding ribosome biogenesis GTPase Der: MNDQQDHGALGDAEYAEFMELAAEEGFDIEDVEGALQEAGHGPLPVLAVVGRPNVGKSTLVNRIIGRREAVVEDKPGVTRDRVTYEAEWAGRRFKVVDTGGWEQDVLGIDASVAAQAEYAIEACDAVVFVVDAKVGATDTDEAVVRLLRKAGKPVVLCANKVDGQSGESDAASLWSLGLGYPHPVSSLHGRGTGDMLDAVLEALPEAPEQTFGTAVGGPRRIALIGRPNVGKSSLLNKVAKEDRVVVNEMAGTTRDPVDELIQLGGVVWKFIDTAGIRKKVHLQQGADYYASLRTAAAVEKAEVAVILIDTTENISVQDQRIITMAVEAGRAIVIAYNKWDNLDEERRYYLEREIETEMQQVAWAPRVNVSALTGRHMEKLVPAIETALAGWETRIPTGRLNAFLGEVVAAHPHPIRGGKQPRILFGTQAGSKPPRFVLFASGFLEHGYRRFIERRLREEFGFEGTPIHISVRVREKRGAQHKRKM, translated from the coding sequence ATGAACGACCAGCAAGACCACGGAGCACTTGGCGATGCCGAGTACGCGGAGTTCATGGAGCTCGCCGCGGAAGAGGGCTTCGACATCGAGGACGTCGAGGGCGCTCTCCAGGAAGCCGGCCACGGCCCGCTCCCGGTCCTCGCCGTCGTCGGCCGCCCGAACGTCGGCAAGTCGACCCTGGTGAACCGGATCATCGGCCGCCGCGAGGCGGTCGTCGAGGACAAGCCCGGCGTCACCCGCGACCGCGTCACCTACGAGGCCGAGTGGGCCGGCCGCCGCTTCAAGGTCGTCGACACCGGCGGCTGGGAGCAGGACGTCCTCGGCATCGACGCCTCCGTCGCCGCCCAGGCCGAGTACGCCATCGAGGCCTGTGACGCGGTCGTCTTCGTCGTGGACGCCAAGGTCGGCGCCACCGACACCGACGAGGCCGTCGTCCGCCTGCTGCGCAAGGCCGGCAAGCCCGTCGTCCTGTGCGCCAACAAGGTCGACGGCCAGAGCGGCGAGTCCGACGCGGCCTCGCTGTGGTCCCTGGGCCTCGGCTACCCGCACCCGGTCTCCTCCCTGCACGGCCGCGGCACCGGCGACATGCTCGACGCCGTCCTGGAAGCCCTGCCCGAGGCCCCCGAGCAGACCTTCGGCACCGCCGTCGGCGGTCCGCGCCGGATCGCGCTCATCGGCCGCCCGAACGTCGGCAAGTCCTCCCTCCTGAACAAGGTCGCCAAGGAGGACCGCGTCGTCGTCAACGAGATGGCCGGCACCACCCGCGACCCGGTCGACGAGCTGATCCAGCTCGGCGGGGTCGTCTGGAAGTTCATCGACACCGCGGGCATCCGCAAGAAGGTCCACCTCCAGCAGGGCGCGGACTACTACGCCTCGCTGCGCACGGCCGCCGCCGTGGAGAAGGCGGAGGTCGCGGTCATCCTGATCGATACGACCGAGAACATCTCCGTCCAGGACCAGCGCATCATCACCATGGCCGTCGAGGCGGGCCGCGCGATCGTGATCGCGTACAACAAGTGGGACAACCTCGACGAGGAGCGCCGCTACTACCTCGAGCGCGAGATCGAGACCGAGATGCAGCAGGTCGCCTGGGCGCCCCGGGTGAACGTCTCGGCGCTCACCGGCCGCCACATGGAGAAGCTGGTCCCGGCCATCGAGACCGCGCTCGCCGGCTGGGAGACGCGCATCCCGACCGGCCGTCTGAACGCCTTCCTCGGCGAGGTCGTCGCCGCCCACCCGCACCCGATCCGTGGCGGCAAGCAGCCGCGCATCCTGTTCGGTACGCAGGCGGGCAGCAAGCCGCCGCGGTTCGTCCTCTTCGCCTCGGGCTTCCTGGAGCACGGCTACCGCCGCTTCATCGAGCGCCGCCTGCGCGAGGAGTTCGGCTTCGAGGGGACCCCGATCCACATCTCGGTCCGCGTCCGCGAGAAGCGCGGTGCGCAGCACAAGCGCAAGATGTAG
- a CDS encoding lysophospholipid acyltransferase family protein — MSDTPSLKGAAVGRRIGIGLMYGLWKPRVLGAWKVPATGPVILAVNHSHNIDGPMVMGTAPRPLHFLIKKEAYVGPLGPFLEGIGQVKVDRSGADRGAISRALGVLENGGALGIFPEGTRGEGDFASLRAGLAYFAVRSGAPVVPVAVLGSTERAGRVVKALPRLRSRVDIVFGDAFDAGDGSGRRTRTALDQATVRIQDRLTAHLTDAKRLTGR, encoded by the coding sequence GTGAGCGATACGCCCTCCCTCAAGGGTGCGGCGGTCGGCCGGCGGATCGGCATCGGGCTCATGTACGGCCTCTGGAAGCCGCGCGTGCTGGGGGCCTGGAAGGTCCCCGCCACCGGCCCCGTCATCCTGGCCGTGAACCACTCCCACAACATCGACGGCCCCATGGTCATGGGCACCGCACCGCGGCCGCTGCACTTCCTGATCAAGAAGGAGGCGTACGTCGGCCCGCTCGGCCCCTTCCTCGAAGGGATCGGGCAGGTGAAGGTGGACCGCTCCGGCGCCGACCGGGGCGCCATCAGCCGTGCGCTGGGCGTCCTGGAGAACGGCGGAGCCCTGGGGATCTTCCCCGAGGGCACCCGGGGCGAGGGCGACTTCGCCTCGCTGCGCGCGGGACTCGCGTACTTCGCGGTCCGCTCCGGCGCCCCCGTAGTGCCGGTCGCCGTACTGGGCAGCACCGAGCGCGCGGGTCGCGTCGTCAAGGCGCTGCCGCGACTGAGGAGCAGGGTCGACATCGTCTTCGGCGATGCCTTCGACGCCGGGGACGGCAGTGGCCGCCGTACCCGTACCGCGCTGGACCAGGCCACCGTACGCATCCAGGACCGGCTGACCGCCCACCTGACCGACGCCAAGCGCCTCACCGGGCGCTGA